The following coding sequences lie in one Arachis hypogaea cultivar Tifrunner chromosome 9, arahy.Tifrunner.gnm2.J5K5, whole genome shotgun sequence genomic window:
- the LOC112711423 gene encoding uncharacterized protein, protein MGKQGGGTKNPACQPNTPVSLREEATGKIHKKPRATTRSLVEVEHLEKIAVWASHEAQIPSLGAFYGQRLATVAEANGITPDSSLITCHRCETVLHPGINSTVRIEKNRSKHRGKHKHSQNNVVYKCHFCLHHNVKRGTPKGHMKGLCSSKTKTSSVSTPATKPITHESSKSGKGIIGEDNTKEADAFASSVTDKDVSVVDSPATPSSVSATTSKKRKSKKTLEASSASVESEASKTQGTASKKRKRSWTSLKKLVQSNDHDNSDDANLKIPFLL, encoded by the exons ATGGGGAAGCAAGGAGGAGGAACTAAAAACCCGGCTTGTCAGCCTAACACTCCTGTATCACTCAGGGAAGAAGCCACAGGAAAAATACATAAAAAGCCAAGAGCCACCACCAGGTCATTAGTGGAGGTTGAGCACTTGGAAAAGATTGCAGTTTGGGCCTCTCATGAGGCTCAGATACCGTCTTTAGGAGCTTTCTATGGGCAGCGTTTGGCCACTGTTGCCGAGGCCAATGGAATAACGCCTGATTCTTCTTTGATAACTTGCCATAG ATGTGAAACTGTTCTTCATCCTGGCATCAATTCAACTGTGAGAATTGAGAAGAATAGATCAAAGCACAGGGGCAAGCATAAACACAGTCAAAACAATGTAGTGTACAAGTGCCATTTCTGTTTGCATCACAATGTGAAGAGGGGGACTCCTAAGGGACATATGAAAGGATTATGTTCATCTAAAACCAAAACGTCATCGGTATCAACACCAGCAACAAAACCCATTACACATGAGTCTTCAAAATCGGGGAAAGGCATTATAGGTGAAGACAACACCAAAGAAGCAGATGCATTTGCTTCATCAGTTACAGATAAAGATGTCTCCGTTGTAGATAGTCCAGCCACCCCATCAAGTGTAAGTGCCAcaacctcaaagaaaagaaagtcTAAGAAGACACTTGAAGCTTCGAGTGCGTCTGTTGAATCAGAAGCATCGAAAACTCAGGGCACAGCAAGCAAAAAACGGAAAAGATCATGGACTAGCTTAAAGAAACTTGTGCAGAGCAATGACCACGACAACAGTGATGATGCTAATTTGAAAATCCCATTCCTTTTATAA
- the LOC112711425 gene encoding uncharacterized protein has translation MEFTESYKQTGPCCFSPNARFIAVAVDYRLVIRDTLSFKVVQLFSCLDKISYIEWALDSEYILCGLYKRPMIQAWSLTQPEWTCKIDEGPAGIAYARWSPDSRHILTTSDFQLRLTVWSLVNTACVHVQWPKHASKGVSFTRDGKFAAICTRRDCKDYINLLSCHNWEIMGSFAVDTVDLADIEWSPDDSAIVIWDSPLEYKVLIYSPDGRCLSKYQAYESGLGVKTVSWSPSGQFLAVGSYDQMLRVLNHLTWKTFAEFMHPYTLRAPCYAAVFKEVDEPLHLDMSELCLSDDFSQGNNDAPEEPFRVRYEVMEVPISLPFQKPPADKPNPKQGIGLLSWSNDSQYICTRNDSMPTVLWIWDIRHLELASILVQKDPIKAAAWDPSCTRLVFCTGSTHLYMWTPSGAYCVHVPISQFAITDLKWNSDGSCLLLKDKESFCCAAVPLLPESSEYSSDD, from the exons ATGGAGTTCACTGAATCTTACAAGCAAACGGGTCCTTGTTGTTTCTCTCCCAATGCTCGATTCATCGCCGTCGCCGTCGATTACCGCCTCGTCATTCGGGATACTCTCTCTTTCAAG GTTGTGCAGCTGTTTTCCTGCTTGGACAAGATTAGCTATATCGAATGGGCCCTTGATTCTGAATACATTCTTTGTGGTCTGTATAAGAGACCGATGATACAAGCTTGGTCACTGACCCAACCCGAATGGACATGCAAAATAGATGAAGGTCCTGCAGGTATTGCTTATGCTAGATGGAGCCCAGATAGTCGCCACATACTCACTACGTCAGATTTCCAGTTGCGTTTGACAGTTTGGTCTTTGGTAAACACAGCCTGTGTTCATGTGCAGTGGCCAAAGCACGCTTCCAAGGGAGTTTCTTTCACGAGAGATGGGAAATTTGCAGCAATTTGCACAAGGCGTGATTGCAAGGATTATATAAATCTGTTATCTTGTCACAATTGGGAAATCATGGGCAGTTTTGCAGTCGACACAGTAGACTTGGCTGACATTGAATGGTCACCAGATGATAGTGCTATTGTGATATGGGATTCACCACTTGAATACAAG GTTCTAATCTATTCTCCAGACGGAAGATGCCTTTCCAAGTATCAAGCATATGAAAGTGGATTGGGTGTTAAAACTGTGTCATGGTCTCCTTCTGGTCAATTTCTTGCAGTGGGTAGTTATGACCAGATGCTGCGGGTCTTGAATCATCTAACTTGGAAGACATTTGCAGAGTTTATGCACCCATATACTCTCCGGGCCCCTTGTTATGCAGCTGTCTTCAAA GAAGTAGATGAGCCACTGCACCTTGATATGTCTGAACTGTGTTTGAGTGATGATTTTTCCCAAGGAAACAATG ATGCTCCCGAAGAACCCTTTAGAGTAAGGTATGAGGTTATGGAAGTTCCTATCAGTTTACCATTCCAGAAGCCTCCTGCTGACAAACCTAATCCCAAACAAGGAATAG GTTTATTGTCATGGAGTAACGATAGCCAATACATATGTACTCGCAACGACAGCATGCCTACAGTACTTTGGATATGGGACATTCGACATCTCGAACTCGCCTCAATATTAGTGCAGAAAGACCCTATCAAAGCAGCAGCCTGGGATCCATCATGCACTCGCCTTGTTTTTTGCACCGGAAGCACACACTTGTACATGTGGACACCCTCTGGTGCCTACTGTGTCCATGTCCCCATATCCCAATTCGCTATAACAGACCTGAAATGGAACTCAGATGGCAGTTGTTTACTCCTTAAGGACAAGGAATCTTTCTGCTGCGCCGCCGTTCCCTTGTTGCCAGAATCTAGTGAATACAGCTCAGATGATTGA